ATTGTCTTCAGTTTATTACCATATTTTACCGTTGTTTATTAAATTGGAACAAAAAACGTGGCAATAGTCGATCACGACACGTCAAGCGTTTGGTTATCGTCCCTCGAATTTATTGTGTTGTTTCTATCGTATCTAAGGAAACTGGTGGTATCTGCGTCACCTGACCAATAGTCTTTCACGGTATTTACATATGTGAAGGCATAAATCAACagatacataatatttaactCTATTTTCATGTTAATCTATCTTCTACTTGAATAaggatttaataaataaaactttcatatctttatatgaaatctttattttgttttgtagAGACATGCCATTTTATTATGCTGGTTTTAATACCAGTACATTGTTCTCTAACGATGGAGATATTAGCTTTATAACAGATTCATTTACTAAAGTATCGTTTCCTGGAATTACCGACTTTCAAATAGGTTGGAGTTACTTCCTTATTTGGAAAGGAAATGAGCTATACATTTCTAAAAAACTTGAGGAAAATAACAAAGATACAGACACAGATACAAATATTCAACTAATACAACTACCAGAAAAGTCACTGGATAGGTATATTCTTGGATttagataattaaaaacatataGATGTTTTAGTTCaacattcatatttttatagttgCAAGCAAGCTGCAACTGGTAGAGataatatagtaattttatCTAATGATAATGAAATATGGCTATATAAGATCTATGAGAATACTTGGAAGAagataatcaattttattggTGATAGCAACTATTCAGAAAAAGAATATcctattaaaataatacaaggaGGATGCACTGTAGTCCTTACTAATTTAGGTAAACATTTGCAGCATCGAGTGCAAAAGTGGACTAAAccaattctttttcttaatataaatttatatcattaatttattCCAATAAGCTATTCTATTTATCATGcagtatatattaattatacagaagtggaagaattaattttttccaaatGAAGAATATAACGAAATTAGCTAGAAAGCAAATTATTCAGTTTATTTAGTATTAGCGTTAGCCCATTTTTGCCATATTTTagattctaaatatttcaaatagtaCAGTTTATGGACACATCTAAAACGTGGTTTAGGTCGAGCTTTTAATGTCCCTATTTTGATTGATATACCAAAGAGGGTTCGATTCATAGACATTGCTGGTGGATTTGACCACACCATCTTGTTAGCAGAGAATGGTGACATTTATTCAATGGGAATGGGAACGTATGTACTTGATcatgtattatttcataaatcaaTACAGTCAAAGTAAAATGGACTGATTCGTACGAAATAGGCGTGGCCAATTAGGACACAATGATTTAGAGGACTGCGATAATCCAAGAATCGTTGACGCTTTAGCTGGCATTAAAGTAATGCAAATATCGGCCGCGGGTTGGCATACTGCCGTAGTAACTGAtcaagtaaataaatatttaaactgcgaatatttatgtaatcttgaaaaattaagCAGAATCTATATAATGTGCAaaaacacataatatatttaaagtaagattacttattataatatttaatagacgaaacaaatttctatgttgTTCATTTCAAACAAAgttccatttctttagttacgttcataaaaatatagggTTCTATAAACATTCgcagtttataaatatttttcgtactACTAGAGCAAACCAAATCGATGGACATAGTTGGCAATAGTTATTTTTAAACCATAGGGTGACTTATACA
This genomic stretch from Bombus fervidus isolate BK054 chromosome 9, iyBomFerv1, whole genome shotgun sequence harbors:
- the LOC139990730 gene encoding uncharacterized protein; the encoded protein is MPFYYAGFNTSTLFSNDGDISFITDSFTKVSFPGITDFQIGWSYFLIWKGNELYISKKLEENNKDTDTDTNIQLIQLPEKSLDSCKQAATGRDNIVILSNDNEIWLYKIYENTWKKIINFIGDSNYSEKEYPIKIIQGGCTVVLTNLGRAFNVPILIDIPKRVRFIDIAGGFDHTILLAENGDIYSMGMGTRGQLGHNDLEDCDNPRIVDALAGIKVMQISAAGWHTAVVTDQGDLYTWGWNTNGELGLTKQESKVVATPTLVDFTNDQDENIEVSVKKVRCGNTFTICMTDDGTLWGCGCNKYGQLGQSPEKLSSSSKFVKLDVPLRSESIKDFKCYEWGTVLVTD